The following coding sequences are from one Shewanella violacea DSS12 window:
- a CDS encoding MFS transporter yields MTKEHQTLGTKSIFLILGILLIAANLRGPITSVSPLLDSIRTALNLTASQAGLLTTMPLLAFAFMSPLSSKLGHALGLERALMTALVFIFIGIMVRTLGSTSALLLGTFVIGAGISIANVLLPSLLKRDFPTKVATLTAVYVLTMGIGSAISSALAVPISNLAEHLSISFMSDWSFALVSVIVFPLVAILFWLPQMTSHTAPTKNTAKLDSHSYVWRSPLAWQLTFFLGLNSFVTYIIIGWLPSMLMDAGYSEVEAGFNAGLLQLATALPAIALIPIMGRLKNQSLLAFGTALIALSGILGLLLLPQFATVWVLVFGFGGGAGFIVGLSCISHRTYHTHQAAALSGMTQCVGYLLAATGPIFIGYVHDTTGSWRLPLILCAVSCVLCSIFGLLAGRDRTLEHKQSMTMKLASAGRV; encoded by the coding sequence ATGACCAAAGAACATCAAACCTTAGGCACTAAATCGATATTCCTCATTCTGGGTATCTTGCTTATTGCGGCTAACTTGCGTGGTCCCATCACCAGTGTGTCCCCCTTGTTGGATTCCATCCGCACAGCTTTGAATTTAACCGCGAGTCAAGCGGGTTTACTCACAACCATGCCTCTGCTCGCGTTCGCGTTTATGTCACCCCTGTCCTCCAAACTGGGTCACGCTCTAGGATTAGAGCGCGCGCTTATGACGGCATTAGTTTTTATTTTCATCGGTATTATGGTTCGGACCTTAGGGTCGACCAGCGCACTTCTTCTGGGCACTTTTGTCATTGGAGCCGGGATTTCAATCGCCAACGTACTCTTGCCTAGTCTACTGAAACGAGACTTTCCAACTAAGGTGGCTACGCTTACGGCTGTTTACGTGTTAACCATGGGGATCGGCTCGGCAATCAGCTCGGCTTTAGCTGTGCCCATATCGAACCTAGCCGAGCACTTAAGCATCTCATTTATGTCTGATTGGAGCTTCGCCCTAGTAAGTGTGATCGTGTTTCCACTGGTTGCAATTCTGTTTTGGTTACCGCAGATGACGAGTCACACGGCTCCTACAAAGAATACTGCCAAGCTAGATTCCCATAGCTATGTTTGGCGTTCGCCCTTAGCCTGGCAACTGACCTTTTTTTTAGGGCTCAATTCATTCGTGACCTATATCATCATAGGCTGGTTACCCAGTATGCTTATGGATGCCGGCTACTCAGAGGTTGAGGCGGGTTTTAACGCGGGTCTGCTGCAACTGGCGACAGCGCTACCGGCTATCGCACTTATTCCTATCATGGGCAGGTTAAAAAATCAGAGCTTACTCGCCTTTGGTACTGCGCTTATCGCCTTAAGCGGCATATTAGGCCTCTTATTACTGCCGCAGTTTGCCACTGTTTGGGTATTGGTGTTTGGTTTCGGTGGCGGTGCGGGCTTCATTGTCGGCCTGTCATGTATCAGCCATCGTACCTATCATACTCATCAGGCTGCCGCCTTATCGGGCATGACTCAGTGTGTGGGTTATCTACTGGCGGCAACGGGTCCTATTTTTATCGGTTATGTCCATGATACGACCGGGAGCTGGCGCTTACCCTTAATACTCTGTGCAGTATCTTGTGTCCTTTGCAGTATATTTGGTTTATTGGCCGGTCGGGATCGTACTCTTGAACATAAGCAGAGTATGACAATGAAACTTGCCTCTGCTGGACGTGTCTAG
- a CDS encoding DEAD/DEAH box helicase, giving the protein MSFSNLGLSDPILTSLAELGYSSPTPIQAEAIPLALKGKNLIAAAQTGSGKTATFVLPMLEMLARGENQRKKRIRALILTPTRELAVQVCTSIEAYGKYLNLKALAVYGGVDYGPQKQALIEGIDIVVATPGRLRDLYTQRSIHFDEIEMLVLDEADRMLDMGFIEDITKIIDTLPEDRQNLLFSATLSRQVRELAKETIPNAIQLSVTKKSEGKPNIDQWLVTVDKDKKSALLSHLIKENSWPQALIFIETKHGAAKLVAQLEKRGIEADCIHSGRAQAIREQILADFKTGKIKYLISTGISARGIDIDDLPLVINYDLPYPADEYVHRIGRTGRAGAAGEAISLVSKDDFKNLCMIERRLDLLIERKVVEGFEPRKEVPVSVLNFVPKNMPDRDDSKDNRPKPKDKRSASKSSASTRGSSRTSASKQTDNKVSSADNKLPLNPWGR; this is encoded by the coding sequence ATGTCATTTTCTAATCTTGGATTAAGCGATCCGATTTTAACATCTCTAGCCGAGTTAGGTTATTCATCGCCAACGCCTATTCAAGCCGAAGCTATTCCCCTGGCGCTTAAAGGCAAGAATTTAATTGCGGCAGCCCAGACGGGCAGCGGTAAGACAGCCACATTCGTATTGCCTATGCTTGAAATGTTGGCAAGAGGGGAAAACCAACGTAAAAAACGTATTCGAGCACTGATTCTAACTCCCACAAGAGAGCTAGCGGTTCAGGTCTGTACCAGTATAGAGGCCTATGGTAAGTACCTTAATCTTAAGGCGCTGGCAGTATATGGTGGCGTCGATTACGGGCCGCAGAAACAGGCTTTGATAGAAGGCATAGACATAGTCGTCGCCACTCCGGGTCGCTTGAGAGATTTGTATACTCAAAGATCGATTCATTTCGATGAAATCGAAATGTTAGTGCTCGATGAAGCCGACAGAATGTTGGATATGGGATTTATCGAAGATATCACTAAGATCATAGATACCTTACCGGAAGACAGACAAAATCTCTTGTTCTCGGCGACCTTATCTCGTCAGGTGAGAGAACTCGCCAAAGAGACGATCCCTAATGCCATCCAGCTCTCCGTCACTAAGAAAAGTGAAGGTAAGCCCAATATTGACCAGTGGTTAGTGACGGTGGATAAAGATAAGAAGTCGGCGTTACTGAGCCATCTGATCAAAGAGAACAGCTGGCCCCAGGCGCTTATTTTTATCGAGACTAAACACGGCGCCGCTAAGCTCGTTGCTCAGCTTGAGAAACGCGGCATTGAAGCCGATTGTATTCACAGTGGTCGTGCTCAGGCCATTCGAGAGCAGATCTTGGCGGATTTCAAAACTGGCAAGATAAAGTATCTTATCTCAACTGGGATCTCAGCTCGCGGCATAGATATCGATGATCTACCGTTAGTGATCAACTATGACTTGCCATATCCTGCCGATGAGTACGTGCATCGTATCGGTCGTACCGGACGTGCGGGCGCCGCCGGTGAGGCGATATCTCTGGTGTCTAAAGATGATTTCAAGAATCTGTGCATGATTGAAAGGCGTCTGGATCTCTTGATCGAGAGAAAAGTAGTTGAAGGTTTTGAGCCACGTAAAGAAGTACCTGTCTCAGTATTGAATTTCGTGCCTAAGAATATGCCCGATAGAGATGATTCAAAGGATAATAGGCCTAAGCCAAAAGATAAGCGCTCGGCTTCGAAATCAAGTGCGTCGACTCGCGGCTCAAGCAGAACATCGGCATCTAAGCAAACTGACAATAAAGTCAGCTCAGCGGATAACAAGTTACCGCTTAATCCCTGGGGCCGATAA